In Amaranthus tricolor cultivar Red isolate AtriRed21 chromosome 3, ASM2621246v1, whole genome shotgun sequence, a single window of DNA contains:
- the LOC130809380 gene encoding squamosa promoter-binding-like protein 6 has product MDSWEYVSTGKGLWLSEEVDLLVDNHSKSKMMGCEIKPTVNVENYPLISNTQALERMGFMDLGFADDVRKSYSISSEPSGEGFSDEIGTDYHPSFGEEKESGSKIISDFMQSNKQDCSFVDLTLGSFVDGGVGEGSELLRTHVPESSNMSYSPSKKARLTSLSIRSQCCQVLGCNADLSSFKSYYRRHKVCDVHTKTPKVIVDGIEQRFCQQCSRFHLLGEFDDVKRSCRRRLAAHNKRRRRPQFTSESGAGIIDFSSSLSFPEVMPNVCLGPTNYKEGNEDSIKKSNFFLQMGCVEEKMDKIPTNDIFSTMKPSLEHTSSIQQSSRALSLLSAQSHSLSSQFLESTSTALINQTTHVNSDAGHALNHPETGMFSMEANEEGPTTINPTNGDTSGLHLSVDDTSSKTIMDTDCCHPKGRDIILSLFQLSSHLQRVENQRHSSENEAG; this is encoded by the exons ATGGATTCTTGGGAATATGTATCAACAGGAAAGGGTTTGTGGTTATCTGAGGAAGTAGATTTACTAGTTGATAATCATAGTAAGAGTAAAATGATGGGATGTGAAATCAAACCCACtgttaatgttgaaaattaccCGCTAATTTCTAACACTCAAGCTCTTGAAAGAATGGGTTTTATGGATTTGGGTTTTGCTGATGATGTTAGAAAATCATATTCTATTTCCAGTGAACCAAGTGGAGAGGGTTTCAGTGATGAAATTGGGACTGATTATCATCCCTCATTTGGGGAAGAAAAAGAATCAGGCTCAAAAATCATATCTGATTTTATGCAATCAAATAAACAGGATTGTTCATTTGTTGATTTGACGTTGGGTAGTTTTGTAGATGGTGGAGTTGGCGAAGGTAGCGAGTTGTTAAGAACTCATGTACCCGAGTCCTCTAACATGTCGTATTCCCCATCGAAAAAAGCTCGATTAACATCTTTGAGTATTCGATCTCAATGTTGTCAAGTTCTTGGTTGCAACGCGGATCTTAGCTCTTTTAAAAGCTACTATAGGCGCCATAAGGTCTGCGATGTTCATACGAAGACTCCGAAAGTTATTGTTGATGGGATTGAGCAAAGATTTTGTCAGCAATGTAGCAG GTTCCATCTTTTGGGTGAATTTGATGACGTTAAACGTAGTTGTCGTAGACGTCTTGCTGCTCATAACAAACGTCGAAGGAGGCCTCAGTTCACTTCTGAATCAG GTGCTGGAATTATTGACTTTTCCTCCTCACTTTCTTTTCCTGAAGTGATGCCTAATGTTTGTCTTGGTCCCACTAATTACAAAGAGGGAAATGAAGATTCCATCAAGAAGTCAAATTTCTTTCTCCAAATGGGCTGTGTAGAAGAGAAAATGGATAAGATTCCTACAAATGATATTTTTAGTACGATGAAACCAAGTCTAGAACATACATCAAGCATCCAACAATCTAGTCGTGCTCTCTCTCTTCTGTCAGCTCAATCACATAGTTTGTCAAGCCAGTTTCTGGAATCTACAAGCACGGCACTAATCAACCAAACAACCCATGTAAATTCCGATGCAGGACATGCTCTTAACCACCCAGAAACCGGAATGTTCTCAATGGAAGCTAACGAGGAAGGACCCACCACAATCAACCCGACCAATGGTGACACAAGTGGCTTACATCTCTCAGTTGACGACACTTCAAGCAAGACGATAATGGATACAGATTGTTGTCATCCTAAGGGGCGTGACATCATTCTCAGCTTGTTTCAGTTGTCTTCGCATCTTCAAAGGGTTGAAAACCAGAGACACTCATCTGAAAATGAAGCAGGATAA
- the LOC130809382 gene encoding protein BIG GRAIN 1-like E — translation MSIKDYRNKSFHRRNNSGELDVFEAARYFSTSNDNNALLACTNLSQKMGTKNERKGYLREGRVSLDVPSLKHFYLQNNHPILENHQQQQKTKEKKKYKQPSSPGGKIAQFLNSLFSQTSSKKKKAIKSLSFTQSMKDEDESPIGRRKRRSSISHFRSTSSAIDSRSLYSSSSSGFRTPPYNLNTPKSYKDFKSFSEYKDVLATLSKYNIQGNGNGKVHKGDKIKGSNNLDWVDEKLRLKNGLVEKSKNFNGYKEKTEHKKFNHDDDDDDHDGAESDSSSDLFELQIDYGYGFCSSGLPVYETTHMDNIKRSSATAITNGPIKA, via the coding sequence ATGTCCATCAAAGACTACAGAAATAAGTCCTTCCATCGACGAAACAACTCCGGTGAGCTCGATGTTTTCGAGGCGGCTCGATACTTTTCAACGTCCAATGACAACAATGCCCTTCTAGCATGTACAAACTTGTCCCAAAAGATGGGTactaaaaatgaaagaaaagggTATTTAAGGGAAGGTAGAGTTAGCCTGGATGTTCCTTCCCTTAAACATTTTTACCTCCAAAATAATCACCCAATTCTTgaaaatcatcaacaacaacaaaaaaccaaagaaaagaagaaatacAAACAACCTAGTTCCCCTGGTGGAAAAATTGCTCAATTTTTAAACTCACTTTTTAGCCAAACAAGttctaagaaaaaaaaagctataaaatcattatcattCACACAATCCatgaaagatgaagatgaaTCCCCAAttggaagaagaaaaagaaggagTAGTATTAGCCATTTTAGGTCTACTAGTAGTGCAATTGATTCTAGATCACTTTACTCTTCTTCAAGTTCTGGGTTTAGAACTCCTCCTTACAATCTTAATACCCCAAAATCTTACAAAGATTTCAAGAGTTTTTCTGAATATAAAgatgttttagctactttatctAAGTATAATATCCAAGGAAATGGGAATGGAAAAGTTCATAAGGGTGATAAGATTAAAGGGTCAAATAATTTAGATTGGGTTGAtgaaaaattaagattaaaaaatgGGTTAGTTGAGAAATCAAAGAATTTTAATGGGTATAAAGAAAAAACAGAGCATAAGAAATttaatcatgatgatgatgatgatgatcatgatggTGCAGAAAGTGATTCAAGTTCTGATCTTTTTGAGTTGCAAATTGATTATGGTTATGGGTTTTGTTCAAGTGGATTGCCTGTTTATGAAACTACTCATATGGATAATATTAAGAGATCTTCTGCTACTGCAATTACCAATGGccccattaaagcttaa